In the genome of Massilia sp. W12, the window CATACGCGGTTTTTGTTTGAATTGGCGATTGGCGGTGAATGGCATCCAAAAGTGTTCGGTATTCGTCATCATGACCTCGTTGCAGGTAGCGGGGGATAGTGCATCCTAGTACGAAACCGTGCGCAAGTGTAGAACCAGTTGCGCAGAACCAGTGTCAGTCCGCCTTGCGCAATCCAAACAAACAGCAGCCAAATAGGGCGACAGCTTCTCTGATAATATATGTAAAAAAACGATATTTGGATTTTGATGAAATGAAACCTGAATTGCATGCGCTTGCTGCAGCGCCGCGCTGGCGCAGCATCCTGGGTTCCGCCTTCGCCCTGTATTTCAGCGCCAAACTGTCTTACCTCATTTTCTTCCCCTCGCGCAATCTGCTTCATCTGGCGCTGCTCGGGGCCGCCGCACTCATATTCTGGCGTTATTTGCAAGACTGGCAGAATATGCGCGCCAGAATGCGCCAAGCGCAGCAACCCTTGACTTGGCTGGCGGCATGGCTGCCCATGCCTTTGCTGGGATCTGCCCGTTTTATCAGCTTGCTTTTGCGCGACTTCGGCGCATTTGCGCGTGGCCGCAATGCTGCGCCGCCACACATTTCAGCAGACCATATTTGCCTGGGTTTTATGCAAAACAGCCAATATGAAACCGCGTTTTGGCTGGTGATGCTGGCTTTATTGGTGGATATGCCGGTCTCGCTCTTCATCGCCAGTGTGATTGATATCCCGCCGGCAGTGCGTCCGCTCTTGCACGGCGCTTTGTTGTTGGCGACGCTGCTGGGCGTGGCGCTGGTTCTGGCCGAACGTTGGGGGATGCGCGCCCAGCGCCATGCTGTGAGCGCAGATTGCCTGTATTTGCGGATGGGACATCGTCTGCATGCTGACTTGCCTTTTGCCGCCATTCGCAGCATGCAGCGCTTTGATGACAATCCCGAGCAATTCCGCCGCAAACAGGGTTTGCGCGCCGCCGAAGTTTTGTTCGCCGCCCCCTGCACCCTGTTTGATAAACCCAATCTGTTGCTGGAAATCGACCCGCAACACTGCATGATCACCCATTTTCAAACCCCGCAAACATGTCCGCGCATGGTTTTGCTGCTGTTGGATGATGCCGGCGAATTATTGCGCGCCTATCATGCTTCGCAAGCCGGGCGGCAAGCGGCGGGCGCTTGAACGCCGCACCGCCGCTGCTTATTTCTTTTGCAAATCTTTATACGCCGCCGGCACATTCAAACCCGGATGCACCCAGCCGAACAGGGCATAGCCGCCAAACTCCGGCAATTTCACGCGCGCCACGGTTTGTTCCAGATTCAGGCCTTCATTGATGGCGGCCTGCACCTGGTCGCGGATCGCTTGCAGATAATCAATATGCCATTTCATGTCTTCACGCCCGATTGGCGTGCCATGGCCGGGCACAATCCGCGCCTCAGGCGGCAGGAAGGCATACACTTTTTTCAGCGTCTCCAGGGTTTCCAGCAAATGCCCGTCCAGCAGCCAGGGCAGGGCGGGTTTGCCGGCAATCACCGGATTGCCGGCCCACATGACTTTGCTGCCCGGCTCCCAGACCCATAAATCGCCGCCGGTCTGGGCAAAGCCAAAATCGATCACCTGCACTTTTTTGTCGCCCAGATCCAGTTCCAGCTTGCCGCCGGCGGGCAGCAAAATATCCGCCGCGCGCGCCTTGATTTGCTCAATCCCGCGCCCTTTGCCGAAATACTGGAGCATGAAGGCCTTGTCTTTTTCCAGATGCTGGTGGATATAAGCTTGCGTGTTGGCGTGTTGCACCACCAGGGTTTGCGCCGGCAGATACATATTGCCAAAGCTGTGGTCGCCATGCGCACTGGTGTTAATGGCGTACAGCAAGGGCTTGCCGGCCAGGGTTTTATTTAACTGCTGCACCTGTTTATGCAGGCGCTGATTGATCATGGTGTCAATCATCAGCGCGCCGCGCGCGCCAACGATAATGCCGCCGCTGGTGGCCGCCGCGCCACCCTTGGCATTGATCTCGCCGGCTTTTTTGTCATACAGCGCATACACGCCATCGGCCATTTTTTCGCTCACCATTTCCACTTTATTGGCGTCCCAGATCGGTTCGCCCGCCTGCGCCGCGCTGATGATGAGCGCACCCGCTGCCACCGCCAGGATGCGTTTCAAAGGACTTGCTTGCATGCTTTTCTCCAGTCGTGTTTAAGATGTGAGCAGTGTATGATTTGCGGGAATGCAAGTACATTCCAAATTTCAACAAGCCAGGTTTGCAAAAATGCAAAATGAAGAGGATTTAAACGATTTCCGCTTAGTCGCCCTGATCTGCGCCAGCGCTTCGCTGGCCGGCGCTGCGCGCAGCCTGGGGTGTAACCACGCCACCGTATTCCGCCGCTTGCAGCAATTCGAGCAGCGCCTGGGCGTGGCCCTGTTTGAGCGGCATGGCGGGCGCTATATTCCGACCGCCGCCGGGGAGGAAGTGGCGCGCGCCGGCGACGCCATGCAAGAGTTGCTGGCCGGGGCCATGCGCAAAGTCAGCGGCCAGGATGCGCGCTTATCCGGTGAAGTGCGTATTTCCACCACGGACAGTCTGGCCGCCGCGCTCCTGCCCGCGCTGCTGCAAGCCTGTCGCGCCAGCTATCCCCTGATCCGCTTGGATGTGCAAATCGATAACCGGGCCGCCAACTTGTCCCGCCGTGACGCCGACATCGCCCTGCGCACCGCCAGTGCGGCGCCGGAGCACTTAATCGGCAAACGCGTTGGCATGGTGCAATTTGCGGTGTACGGCGCAGCTGGCGTCAGCCGCGCGGCCAACTGGGCGGAGTGCGACTGGCTGGGGCTGGATGAGAGTTTCGCCGGCCACCGCACCTTGCGCTGGCTGGAGCACATCATCCCGCTCGACGCCTTGGCCTTGCGCTGCAATACCTTTGTCGGGCTGCAACACGCTTGCGCCGCCGGGTTGGGATTGTGCCTTTTGCCCTGCCATCTGGGCGACGCCAATCCAGCATTGCGCCGCTGCAGCGCGCCGGTTCCGGAATGCGCTGTCAATCTCTGGCTGCTGACCCATCCGGATTTGCGCCAGACGGTGCGGGTTAAAGCGGTGTATCAATTTTTGCTGGATGGCTTGCAACAGCGTTTGGCCAGCGCCGATCCGCTACAATAGCTGGCCTTCCTACCATGCCGAGCTATGAACCGACCTGATGCAGCAGTCCCCGCCACGCCGCGCGGCAACATGAATTTTGTCTTGATGTGCGTCTTTATCGATATGCTGGGCATTGGTTTGGTGGTGCCGGTATTGCCCTTGATTTTCGCTAATTTCGCCGACACGCGCGCCGAGCAAGCCGCCCTGCATGGCGCTTTCACCACCTTGTTTGGCGTGTTGCAATTTATCTTCATGCCGCTCTTGGGCGCCTTGTCCGACCGCATCGGGCGCAAGCCTGTGCTCTTATTTTCCATGGCTGGCATGGGCGTGAATTTTCTTTCCACTGCACTGGCGACTTCAATTCCCCTGCTCTTGATCGGGCGGATTATCGGCGGCATGTCTTCCGCCAGCGTGTCGGTGGCCAACTCGTATGCCGCCGATGTGAGCGCGCCGGCAGAGCGCGCCGCCGCTTTTGGCAAGATCGGCGCGGCTTTCGGCATGGGTTTTATTTGCGGGCCGGTGATTGGCGGCTTGCTGGGCAGCGTGAATTTGTATTTGCCGCTGTATTTCGCGGCAGCCTTGAGCCTG includes:
- a CDS encoding MBL fold metallo-hydrolase, whose translation is MQASPLKRILAVAAGALIISAAQAGEPIWDANKVEMVSEKMADGVYALYDKKAGEINAKGGAAATSGGIIVGARGALMIDTMINQRLHKQVQQLNKTLAGKPLLYAINTSAHGDHSFGNMYLPAQTLVVQHANTQAYIHQHLEKDKAFMLQYFGKGRGIEQIKARAADILLPAGGKLELDLGDKKVQVIDFGFAQTGGDLWVWEPGSKVMWAGNPVIAGKPALPWLLDGHLLETLETLKKVYAFLPPEARIVPGHGTPIGREDMKWHIDYLQAIRDQVQAAINEGLNLEQTVARVKLPEFGGYALFGWVHPGLNVPAAYKDLQKK
- a CDS encoding LysR family transcriptional regulator produces the protein MQNEEDLNDFRLVALICASASLAGAARSLGCNHATVFRRLQQFEQRLGVALFERHGGRYIPTAAGEEVARAGDAMQELLAGAMRKVSGQDARLSGEVRISTTDSLAAALLPALLQACRASYPLIRLDVQIDNRAANLSRRDADIALRTASAAPEHLIGKRVGMVQFAVYGAAGVSRAANWAECDWLGLDESFAGHRTLRWLEHIIPLDALALRCNTFVGLQHACAAGLGLCLLPCHLGDANPALRRCSAPVPECAVNLWLLTHPDLRQTVRVKAVYQFLLDGLQQRLASADPLQ